One Helianthus annuus cultivar XRQ/B chromosome 12, HanXRQr2.0-SUNRISE, whole genome shotgun sequence genomic region harbors:
- the LOC110895066 gene encoding HBS1-like protein isoform X2 produces MPRKVTYGVDFDDDYDIYDDYNEDNYDYNYGNGTDDHNTAWDSVEVKHEVKQEVARQNVWRCPICTFDNEEYLSSCDICGVLRNPLVRSNNNGQSSTVAPNLNKPSTSTAPSNKTTNNANTSTSAIPSATSAPSNSKVKSDYVENSHASNVEAHTSNKTTNNLSSELNSLTVTGKSGNSKIHNKEKIPSRVEYKPEKWMLVDQTDDCLTQLNLAIVGHVDSGKSTLSGRLLHLLGQISQKQMHKYEKEAKLQGKGSFAYAWALDESAEERERGITMTVAVAYFNSNKYHVVILDSPGHKDFVPNMISGATQADAAILVIDASLGAFEAGIASAGGQTREHAQLIRSFGVDQIIVSVNKMDAVQYSKDRFDTIKLQLGTFLRSCNFRDSNVSWVPLSAMENQNLVGPASDARFSWYKGPSLLEAIDALQPPAREYSKPLLMPICDVIKLPSQGQVSACGKLEAGALRNGSKVLVLPSGDVGTVRSLERDSLPCSVARAGDNVAVSLQGVDASSVMSGGVLCHPDFPVAVSDRLELKILVLDVQTPILIGSQLEFHIHHAKEVAKVAKIVSLLDPKTGKVTKKSPRCLLAKQSAIVEVVLQGEVCVDEFSSSRALGRVFLRSSGTTVAVGVVTRVITAEPN; encoded by the exons CCTGGGACtctgttgaagtaaaacatgaaGTTAAACAAGAAGTCGCTCGGCAAAATGTTTGGCGCTGCCCCATATGTACATTTGACAATGAAGAATATCTGTCATCGTGTGATATATGTGGTGTCCTTCGCAACCCTTTGGTCAGAAGCAATAACAATGGCCAATCAAGTACAG TTGCACCCAACTTGAACAAACCGTCAACTTCTACTGCTCCTTccaacaaaacaacaaacaatgCCAACACTAGTACAAGTGCGATACCTTCTGCCACGTCAGCACCGTCGAATTCAAAGGTTAAATCCGATTACGTGGAGAACAGTCATGCTTCCAATGTCGAGGCACACACATccaacaaaacaacaaacaaccTTTCCAGTGAATTGAACAGTTTGACCGTCACTGGCAAATCTGGAAATTCCAAAATTCATAACAAGGAAAAGATACCATCTCGTGTGGAATATAAACCTGAGAAGTGGATGTTAGTTGACCAGACCGATGATTGTTTAACTCAGCTGAATCTGGCTATT GTTGGTCATGTGGATTCTGGAAAGTCAACACTCTCGGGAAGGCTGCTACACCTTCTGGGCCAAATATCTCAGAAACAAATGCATAAATATGAAAAGGAGGCTAAATTACAG gGGAAAGGTTCTTTTGCGTATGCATGGGCGTTAGACGAGAGTGCCGAAGAAAGAGAAAGGGGAATAACTATGACAGTAGCAGTTGCCTACTTTAATTCCAACAAGTACCATGTCGTGATACTTGATTCACCGGGCCATAAAGATTTTGTTCCAAACATGATTTCGGGTGCAACACAAGCAGACGCAGCAATTCTAGTTATTGACGCATCACTTGGTGCGTTTGAAGCGGGCATCGCTAGTGCAGGTGGTCAAACACGGGAGCACGCACAGCTGATTAGAAGCTTTGGGGTTGACCAAATTATTGTGTCTGTTAATAAAATGGACGCTGTTCAATACTCGAAGGATCGTTTTGATACTATTAAATTGCAACTTGGAACGTTTCTTCGGTCTTGTAATTTTAGAGATTCGAATGTGTCATGGGTTCCGTTGAGTGCCATGGAAAACCAAAATTTGGTGGGACCCGCTTCTGATGCACGGTTTTCCTG GTACAAGGGACCTAGTTTGTTGGAAGCTATAGATGCTCTTCAACCGCCTGCTAGAGAATACTCGAAGCCTCTATTAATGCCCATATGTGATGTCATCAAACTTCCGTCTCAAGGTCAGGTATCTGCGTGCGGGAAATTAGAGGCGGGTGCCCTCCGTAATGGAAGCAAG GTTCTTGTTCTGCCTTCGGGAGACGTTGGAACAGTGCGGTCACTAGAACGTGATTCTCTGCCGTGTAGTGTTGCCAGAGCAGGAGACAATGTAGCTGTTAGTCTACAAGGCGTTGATGCTAGTAGTGTGATGTCTGGTGGTGTGTTATGTCACCCGGATTTTCCGGTGGCAGTTAGCGATCGTTTGGAGTTGAAAATTCTTGTTTTGGATGTCCAAACACCAATATTGATTGGCTCACAG TTGGAGTTTCATATACACCATGCAAAGGAAGTAGCAAAAGTTGCAAAGATCGTGTCATTGCTTGATCCCAAAACGGGTAAAGTAACGAAGAAGTCACCACGATGCTTGTTAGCCAAGCAAAGTGCTATAGTTGAG GTGGTGCTTCAAGGAGAGGTTTGTGTGGATGAGTTTTCAAGTAGTAGAGCACTTGGGAGGGTATTTCTAAGATCATCAGGGACAACAGTTGCAGTTGGTGTTGTGACCCGAGTTATAACAGCCGAGCCGAATTAG
- the LOC110895066 gene encoding HBS1-like protein isoform X1: MPRKVTYGVDFDDDYDIYDDYNEDNYDYNYGNGTDDHNTAWDSVEVKHEVKQEVARQNVWRCPICTFDNEEYLSSCDICGVLRNPLVRSNNNGQSSTVGGTCMNSGASMMAKSLFASLANFQPHKDASSTKDDKFSHLRGSIRGQFHDLHNTYISEKHNKANIAPFKFDIPSPDDVVSLGLRSYKIGSKVAPNLNKPSTSTAPSNKTTNNANTSTSAIPSATSAPSNSKVKSDYVENSHASNVEAHTSNKTTNNLSSELNSLTVTGKSGNSKIHNKEKIPSRVEYKPEKWMLVDQTDDCLTQLNLAIVGHVDSGKSTLSGRLLHLLGQISQKQMHKYEKEAKLQGKGSFAYAWALDESAEERERGITMTVAVAYFNSNKYHVVILDSPGHKDFVPNMISGATQADAAILVIDASLGAFEAGIASAGGQTREHAQLIRSFGVDQIIVSVNKMDAVQYSKDRFDTIKLQLGTFLRSCNFRDSNVSWVPLSAMENQNLVGPASDARFSWYKGPSLLEAIDALQPPAREYSKPLLMPICDVIKLPSQGQVSACGKLEAGALRNGSKVLVLPSGDVGTVRSLERDSLPCSVARAGDNVAVSLQGVDASSVMSGGVLCHPDFPVAVSDRLELKILVLDVQTPILIGSQLEFHIHHAKEVAKVAKIVSLLDPKTGKVTKKSPRCLLAKQSAIVEVVLQGEVCVDEFSSSRALGRVFLRSSGTTVAVGVVTRVITAEPN; the protein is encoded by the exons CCTGGGACtctgttgaagtaaaacatgaaGTTAAACAAGAAGTCGCTCGGCAAAATGTTTGGCGCTGCCCCATATGTACATTTGACAATGAAGAATATCTGTCATCGTGTGATATATGTGGTGTCCTTCGCAACCCTTTGGTCAGAAGCAATAACAATGGCCAATCAAGTACAG TTGGTGGCACATGCATGAATTCCGGGGCATCGATGATGGCAAAGTCTCTTTTTGCATCGTTAGCGAACTTCCAACCACATAAAGATGCTTCTTCAACAAAAGACGACAAATTTTCCCACTTGCGCGGAAGCATTCGAGGCCAATTTCATGATTTACATAACACCTATATTTCTGAAAAACATAACAAGGCTAACATAG CCCCTTTCAAGTTTGATATCCCATCTCCGGATGATGTGGTTTCTCTCGGATTGAGATCTTACAAAATAGGTTCTAAAG TTGCACCCAACTTGAACAAACCGTCAACTTCTACTGCTCCTTccaacaaaacaacaaacaatgCCAACACTAGTACAAGTGCGATACCTTCTGCCACGTCAGCACCGTCGAATTCAAAGGTTAAATCCGATTACGTGGAGAACAGTCATGCTTCCAATGTCGAGGCACACACATccaacaaaacaacaaacaaccTTTCCAGTGAATTGAACAGTTTGACCGTCACTGGCAAATCTGGAAATTCCAAAATTCATAACAAGGAAAAGATACCATCTCGTGTGGAATATAAACCTGAGAAGTGGATGTTAGTTGACCAGACCGATGATTGTTTAACTCAGCTGAATCTGGCTATT GTTGGTCATGTGGATTCTGGAAAGTCAACACTCTCGGGAAGGCTGCTACACCTTCTGGGCCAAATATCTCAGAAACAAATGCATAAATATGAAAAGGAGGCTAAATTACAG gGGAAAGGTTCTTTTGCGTATGCATGGGCGTTAGACGAGAGTGCCGAAGAAAGAGAAAGGGGAATAACTATGACAGTAGCAGTTGCCTACTTTAATTCCAACAAGTACCATGTCGTGATACTTGATTCACCGGGCCATAAAGATTTTGTTCCAAACATGATTTCGGGTGCAACACAAGCAGACGCAGCAATTCTAGTTATTGACGCATCACTTGGTGCGTTTGAAGCGGGCATCGCTAGTGCAGGTGGTCAAACACGGGAGCACGCACAGCTGATTAGAAGCTTTGGGGTTGACCAAATTATTGTGTCTGTTAATAAAATGGACGCTGTTCAATACTCGAAGGATCGTTTTGATACTATTAAATTGCAACTTGGAACGTTTCTTCGGTCTTGTAATTTTAGAGATTCGAATGTGTCATGGGTTCCGTTGAGTGCCATGGAAAACCAAAATTTGGTGGGACCCGCTTCTGATGCACGGTTTTCCTG GTACAAGGGACCTAGTTTGTTGGAAGCTATAGATGCTCTTCAACCGCCTGCTAGAGAATACTCGAAGCCTCTATTAATGCCCATATGTGATGTCATCAAACTTCCGTCTCAAGGTCAGGTATCTGCGTGCGGGAAATTAGAGGCGGGTGCCCTCCGTAATGGAAGCAAG GTTCTTGTTCTGCCTTCGGGAGACGTTGGAACAGTGCGGTCACTAGAACGTGATTCTCTGCCGTGTAGTGTTGCCAGAGCAGGAGACAATGTAGCTGTTAGTCTACAAGGCGTTGATGCTAGTAGTGTGATGTCTGGTGGTGTGTTATGTCACCCGGATTTTCCGGTGGCAGTTAGCGATCGTTTGGAGTTGAAAATTCTTGTTTTGGATGTCCAAACACCAATATTGATTGGCTCACAG TTGGAGTTTCATATACACCATGCAAAGGAAGTAGCAAAAGTTGCAAAGATCGTGTCATTGCTTGATCCCAAAACGGGTAAAGTAACGAAGAAGTCACCACGATGCTTGTTAGCCAAGCAAAGTGCTATAGTTGAG GTGGTGCTTCAAGGAGAGGTTTGTGTGGATGAGTTTTCAAGTAGTAGAGCACTTGGGAGGGTATTTCTAAGATCATCAGGGACAACAGTTGCAGTTGGTGTTGTGACCCGAGTTATAACAGCCGAGCCGAATTAG
- the LOC110892960 gene encoding uncharacterized protein LOC110892960: MRSSYGHEIPTIISILVLSFFLFSPIFVVKGSEKLWQENGTSVLVDESKKMKLINAQLKKINKPFVKSIESPDGDIIDCVLIHLQPAFDLPKLRGTMPMDPPKLPKEHGKRRTSSRVKQAWSSNGESCPNGTIPIRRTSASDILRSRSISKFGKKISAKNNSSGRGHEHALGYLLGKQYHGIKATVNVWAPNIAHKDDFSNSQIWVISDIPNHDLNVIEAGWMVYPGLFGDNSPRLFIYWTNDGFQKSGCYNLLCSGFVQTSNEISVGAAIAEISTYSNSQFNIDLMMYKDPETRNWWLSMDSHMIGYWPSALIRELADHATMIQFGGEVFDSQASGGHTSTQMGSGHFPGEGFGKASFIKNIELVDGENTSIPDLSDIILGAEKPNCYDVTSGYNGIWDNYIFFGGPGNNPQCP; encoded by the exons ATGCGGTCTAGTTACGGTCATGAGATCCCTACTATCATTTCCATTCTTGTGTtgtctttcttcttgttttcacCTATATTTGTGGTAAAGGGTTCCGAAAAGTTATGGCAAGAAAACGGAACTTCAGTGTTGGTTGACGAGTCTAAGAAGATGAAGTTGATAAATGCTCAGCTTAAGAAGATCAACAAGCCTTTTGTTAAGTCGATTGAG AGCCCGGATGGTGATATAATAGATTGCGTTTTGATTCATCTTCAGCCAGCTTTTGATCTCCCAAAGCTAAGAGGAACGATGCCAATG GATCCTCCCAAATTACCAAAAGAACATGGTAAAAGGAGAACAAGTTCTAGAGTGAAGCAGGCATGGAGTTCAAATGGTGAATCATGTCCAAATGGAACAATACCAATAAGACGAACAAGTGCAAGTGACATACTAAGATCTCGTTCTATATCTAAATTTGGAAAGAAAATTAGTGCAAAAAACAACTCAAGTGGCCGAGGGCATGAG CATGCATTGGGATACTTGTTGGGAAAGCAATACCATGGAATAAAAGCTACTGTAAATGTATGGGCTCCAAACATTGCTCATAAAGATGATTTTAGCAATTCACAAATTTGGGTTATTTCTGATATTCCCAATCATGATCTCAATGTTATTGAAGCTGGTTGGATG GTTTACCCTGGGCTATTCGGAGACAATTCCCCAAGACTTTTTATTTATTGGACC AATGATGGGTTTCAAAAGTCTGGATGTTACAATTTATTGTGTTCAGGATTTGTCCAAACGAGTAACGAGATCAGTGTTGGAGCTGCTATTGCAGAAATATCAACTTATAGTAATAGCCAGTTTAATATCGACCTAATGATGTACAAG GACCCGGAGACCAGGAACTGGTGGTTGAGTATGGATAGCCACATGATAGGGTACTGGCCTTCGGCTCTGATCCGGGAACTTGCAGACCACGCAACGATGATTCAGTTTGGAGGAGAGGTGTTCGATAGTCAAGCATCAGGTGGGCACACGTCGACTCAAATGGGAAGTGGTCACTTCCCAGGAGAAGGGTTCGGGAAAGCTTCGTTTATTAAGAACATAGAATTGGTTGATGGGGAAAATACTAGCATCCCAGACTTGTCTGATATAATTCTGGGTGCAGAAAAACCCAACTGTTATGATGTTACAAGTGGGTATAATGGCATTTGGGATAATTATATCTTTTTTGGAGGACCTGGAAATAATCCACAATGCCCCTAA
- the LOC110895067 gene encoding pentatricopeptide repeat-containing protein At1g60770 — protein sequence MSSSLFIKRFGRTKSITKRSTKKYLEEALYRRLFKDGGSDVSVRQNLNQFVKSRKKAYKWEVDHTVRILRHRKRYAPALKLSETMAERGMNKTVGDQAIHIDLIAKAKGINAAEAYFVSLPEQSKNHLTYGPLLNHYCKELITDKAESMFEKMKELNLTLTSVHYNCIMTLYEKTGQPERIPEIIMEMKASEVKLDILTYNIWMRAVAALNDISAVERVINELKRDDEVLEDWTTYSNLASIYVDSGLTNKAEDALKELEKKNAHKNLSAFQHLITLYGKTGNLIEVYRVWRSLKLAFPKTANISYLNMIQVLVKLDDLPGAEKCFREWVSGSPTYDIRIANVLIGAYLKSDLFDKAEELRELSKRRGAKPNAKTWEIFLNYHLEKGEIVSAVSCVDNAIGEKWVPVEAVIRKFMAYYEGSKDVDGAEGLVKVLQKADDNVGGDVLESLFRIYASAGKTSPIMHRRVKMENVELSDEGKVLLEKISVK from the exons ATGTCGTCTTCGCTGTTTATCAAACGATTCGGGAGAACAAAGAGTATAACGAAGAGATCTACGAAGAAGTATCTGGAAGAAGCGCTTTACAGGCGGCTGTTTAAAGATGGAGGATCAGATGTTAGTGTTCGACAGAATTTGAATCAGTTTGTTAAGTCCAGAAAGAAGGCGTACAAATGGGAGGTGGATCACACCGTTCGAATCCTTCGTCATCGCAAGCGATACGCTCCGGCTCTAaag CTATCAGAAACTATGGCAGAAAGGGGAATGAACAAAACAGTCGGTGATCAAGCTATACACATTGATCTAATCGCCAAAGCAAAGGGAATAAACGCTGCAGAGGCTTATTTCGTTAGTCTCCCCGAACAATCAAAAAACCACTTAACATACGGTCCGCTTTTAAACCATTACTGCAAAGAATTGATAACTGACAAAGCTGAGTCTATGTTCGAAAAAATGAAAGAATTAAACTTAACGTTAACTTCAGTTCATTACAATTGCATCATGACTCTATACGAAAAAACCGGTCAACCTGAAAGAATTCCAGAGATCATTATGGAAATGAAGGCATCGGAAGTCAAACTTGATATTTTGACTTACAATATTTGGATGAGAGCCGTTGCTGCATTGAATGATATCTCTGCGGTTGAACGCGTAATTAATGAATTAAAGAGGGATGACGAAGTTTTGGAAGATTGGACTACATATTCGAATCTGGCATCAATATACGTTGACTCTGGTTTGACCAACAAAGCGGAAGACGCACTAAAGGAATTAGAGAAGAAAAATGCCCACAAAAATCTATCGGCGTTTCAGCATTTGATAACGTTATACGGGAAGACCGGTAATCTAATTGAAGTGTATCGCGTCTGGCGATCGTTAAAGCTAGCGTTTCCGAAAACGGCAAATATTAGTTATCTAAACATGATACAAGTTTTGGTCAAATTAGATGATTTACCAGGAGCCGAAAAATGTTTCAGAGAATGGGTATCGGGTTCTCCGACTTACGATATTCGGATCGCAAATGTTCTTATCGGAGCTTATTTAAAATCCGATTTGTTCGATAAAGCGGAAGAGCTTCGGGAGTTATCGAAACGGAGAGGTGCGAAACCGAACGCTAAAACGTGGGAGATTTTCCTGAATTATCATTTGGAAAAAGGTGAGATTGTATCTGCTGTTAGTTGCGTTGATAATGCGATTGGTGAAAAGTGGGTCCCCGTGGAAGCGGTTATTCGGAAGTTTATGGCGTATTATGAGGGTAGTAAAGATGTTGATGGTGCTGAAGGGTTAGTGAAGGTTTTGCAGAAAGCTGATGATAATGTTGGTGGTGACGTGTTGGAATCTTTGTTTAGGATTTATGCATCTGCTGGAAAAACAAGCCCGATTATGCATCGTCGGGTGAAAATGGAGAATGTCGAGTTGAGTGATGAAGGTAAAGTTTTGCTTGAAAAGATATCGGTCAAGTAA